The Fulvivirga ligni genome window below encodes:
- a CDS encoding DUF763 domain-containing protein: protein MKRSGTADLPLHGGKVPYWLAKRMSDLGKAITESIVYEYGKSEFLSRLSDPLWFQSFGCVLGMDWHSSGITTSVMGALKKSLNPVAQDLGIYICGGRGKHSRQTPDELIQLADRTGIDGMAMVNHSKLSAKVDNTAIQDGFQLYLHSFIVTDEGEWSVVQQGMNNTSGMARRYHWHSKNVKSFVESPHTAVCGVNKGLILNLTANEAAGTKDGIMTLSKERSDLTMKEARRILMPRRHHLESDDVNLKRLGAVLALANEHDVKNFEELLLLKGLGPRTLQSLTLVSEVIHGTPSRFQDPARFSFAHGGKDGHPFPVPTKVYDETIQTLKTSVEKAKIGYSDKQKAIKSLHRISVDMEKGFNPDPSRFNQIIEKERREAYKYGGRTVFGKSKPPMGQLDLFQ from the coding sequence ATGAAACGATCAGGAACGGCAGATTTGCCATTGCATGGAGGAAAAGTGCCCTACTGGCTTGCTAAGCGTATGTCAGACCTGGGAAAAGCTATTACAGAATCCATTGTATATGAATATGGTAAGTCTGAATTTCTATCAAGACTGAGCGATCCCTTATGGTTTCAATCCTTTGGCTGTGTGCTGGGTATGGACTGGCATTCTTCTGGAATTACCACCTCCGTAATGGGTGCACTTAAGAAGAGCTTAAACCCTGTAGCCCAAGATTTAGGAATCTACATTTGCGGTGGCAGAGGCAAGCATTCACGCCAAACACCGGATGAATTAATACAACTCGCTGATAGAACAGGGATAGACGGCATGGCTATGGTGAATCATAGTAAGCTTAGTGCTAAAGTTGATAATACCGCCATTCAAGATGGTTTTCAGTTATACTTACATTCTTTTATAGTAACAGATGAGGGTGAATGGTCAGTAGTGCAGCAAGGTATGAATAATACCAGTGGTATGGCTCGCCGTTACCATTGGCATTCTAAAAATGTGAAATCATTCGTGGAGTCTCCGCATACTGCTGTTTGCGGCGTGAATAAAGGTCTTATCCTCAACCTTACTGCCAATGAAGCGGCTGGTACCAAAGATGGCATTATGACATTGAGCAAGGAACGCTCCGATCTTACAATGAAAGAAGCCCGACGAATTTTAATGCCAAGAAGACACCACCTGGAAAGTGATGACGTCAACCTAAAACGACTAGGAGCTGTTTTGGCACTTGCTAATGAGCATGATGTGAAAAATTTTGAGGAGCTTCTTTTATTGAAAGGTCTTGGGCCCAGAACTTTGCAATCTCTCACATTAGTAAGTGAAGTTATACATGGTACGCCCTCCCGTTTTCAGGATCCGGCCCGGTTTTCTTTTGCGCATGGAGGTAAAGACGGACATCCTTTTCCTGTGCCTACCAAAGTATATGACGAGACTATACAAACACTAAAAACATCAGTAGAAAAGGCTAAGATTGGTTATTCTGATAAGCAGAAAGCAATAAAAAGCCTCCATAGAATTAGTGTTGATATGGAAAAAGGATTTAACCCTGATCCTTCAAGGTTTAACCAGATCATTGAGAAGGAAAGAAGAGAAGCCTACAAGTACGGAGGAAGAACAGTTTTTGGTAAATCTAAGCCTCCGATGGGACAGTTAGATCTCTTCCAATGA
- the nhaD gene encoding sodium:proton antiporter NhaD → MVVYLVSVFIFGYLLITLEEVIKINKTAVALYTGVVLWVVYVVSTDHTEDISEELTFQLGSIAEILFFLMGAMTIIELIDIHQGFNVITNRIKTSNRKTLLWMVSGLAFFLSALLDNLTCSIVMISLLRKLIDDEEERMIYAGALIISANAGGAWSPIGDITTTMLWIGGQISSGAIMKTLFVPSLICTIVPTFMLSLSMKGDLNRRKKNEKKAIKNEKVKGSWQMLIGGLGALVFVPVFKGITHLPPYMGMLLGLSVVWIMSEVIHFKKGEEEKKPYSAVYALSKIDASSVLFFLGILMAVGVLEEAHVLNDLAAWMNETLGNLDYIVFSLGMLSSIVDNVPLVAAAMGMYPLSEFPMDSRLWEFTAYCAGTGGSLLIIGSAAGVAVMGMAHIKFFWYFKKITFPAFLGYLAGAEYYLIVAHFFH, encoded by the coding sequence ATGGTGGTCTATTTAGTTTCAGTTTTCATTTTCGGGTATTTACTCATCACCCTTGAAGAAGTAATTAAAATTAATAAAACCGCCGTGGCGTTGTACACCGGTGTAGTGCTGTGGGTGGTGTATGTAGTAAGTACTGATCATACTGAAGATATAAGTGAAGAACTCACCTTCCAACTAGGGAGTATAGCGGAGATACTTTTCTTCCTTATGGGAGCCATGACCATCATCGAGCTCATAGATATTCACCAGGGTTTTAATGTTATAACTAATAGGATAAAGACCTCCAACAGAAAAACTCTGCTATGGATGGTCAGCGGCCTTGCCTTCTTTCTTTCTGCCTTACTAGATAACTTGACCTGCTCTATTGTAATGATATCATTGCTGCGTAAACTCATTGATGATGAGGAAGAAAGGATGATTTATGCCGGAGCCCTGATCATATCTGCCAATGCAGGTGGTGCCTGGTCACCCATTGGTGATATTACTACCACCATGTTATGGATCGGTGGGCAAATCAGCTCTGGCGCGATTATGAAAACACTTTTTGTGCCTAGCCTTATTTGTACCATAGTGCCAACTTTTATGCTGAGCTTAAGCATGAAAGGTGACCTAAACAGAAGAAAGAAGAACGAAAAGAAAGCCATTAAGAATGAAAAAGTAAAAGGTAGTTGGCAGATGCTAATAGGTGGCCTCGGGGCTCTGGTATTTGTACCTGTGTTTAAGGGTATCACTCATTTACCGCCTTATATGGGAATGCTGCTAGGACTTTCGGTGGTGTGGATTATGAGTGAGGTAATACACTTCAAGAAAGGTGAAGAAGAGAAAAAACCTTATTCCGCTGTGTATGCCTTAAGTAAAATTGACGCTTCCAGTGTACTTTTCTTCCTGGGAATATTGATGGCTGTAGGGGTTTTGGAAGAGGCTCATGTGCTTAATGATCTTGCCGCCTGGATGAACGAAACGCTTGGGAATCTTGATTATATCGTATTCTCTTTAGGAATGCTTTCGTCTATAGTAGATAACGTGCCTTTAGTGGCTGCCGCCATGGGCATGTACCCACTGTCTGAGTTTCCTATGGACAGTCGGCTGTGGGAGTTTACCGCTTACTGTGCAGGTACTGGTGGTAGTCTTCTAATTATTGGTTCTGCTGCAGGTGTGGCGGTAATGGGTATGGCCCACATCAAGTTCTTTTGGTATTTCAAAAAGATTACTTTTCCGGCTTTTCTAGGGTATTTAGCTGGTGCAGAGTATTATTTAATTGTTGCACACTTTTTCCATTAA